One genomic region from Sphingobacterium multivorum encodes:
- a CDS encoding ferritin: METNRLSNEMQQILINQMTKEAEAAQIYLALGVWADDQGYGGIANFLYRHAQEERNHMTKIMGYILERGGRPRIQAIAEPPADPQSLTECFNRVFKHEVDNTEAIYNIVNLALAEKDWATWNFAQWFVKEQIEEEKLALELIDKLKIAGGDRASDESLFALDSSLEAMPDEVALAREATADDPK, encoded by the coding sequence ATGGAAACGAATCGATTGTCAAACGAAATGCAGCAAATTTTAATCAATCAGATGACAAAGGAAGCTGAGGCAGCACAGATTTATTTGGCGTTGGGGGTGTGGGCAGATGATCAGGGGTATGGTGGTATCGCCAATTTTCTGTATAGACATGCCCAGGAAGAGCGAAACCACATGACGAAGATTATGGGGTATATTTTGGAAAGAGGTGGCCGCCCGAGAATACAAGCTATCGCAGAGCCGCCAGCAGACCCGCAATCATTGACCGAATGCTTTAATCGCGTTTTTAAACACGAAGTAGATAATACGGAAGCGATCTATAACATTGTCAATTTGGCGTTGGCGGAAAAGGACTGGGCGACATGGAACTTTGCGCAGTGGTTTGTTAAGGAGCAGATCGAGGAAGAGAAGTTAGCATTGGAATTGATTGATAAATTGAAAATCGCCGGTGGTGACCGCGCATCAGATGAATCCTTGTTCGCGTTGGATTCCTCGTTGGAAGCGATGCCCGACGAAGTGGCTTTGGCAAGGGAAGCAACGGCAGATGATCCCAAATAA
- a CDS encoding tetratricopeptide repeat protein, with amino-acid sequence MNLKSFKLGLFTGVFALVAFSANAQQQQQQKQAEHSNANVRMGQKALLDGDFKNAESYLTKALPQEGKDPDVLYMLGYSQFQNGDYKKSAETFGKVVALNGKNANALYFKAKATNNLATQSTNKTSVANKEQLLKVAIEDYSKAIAITPTDSKFYQNRAIANRDLGILIGTAGTPNYNKAMATDAYNNAIKDYEKVLSFDASKKDIQTEIKKAKVYRDNLK; translated from the coding sequence ATGAATTTAAAATCATTTAAATTGGGTTTGTTTACTGGGGTTTTTGCCTTAGTTGCTTTTAGCGCGAATGCACAACAACAACAACAACAAAAACAGGCTGAGCATAGCAACGCTAATGTGAGAATGGGGCAGAAAGCTCTTTTGGATGGTGATTTCAAGAATGCAGAATCATACTTGACAAAGGCCCTACCTCAGGAAGGGAAAGATCCGGATGTATTATACATGTTGGGGTATTCTCAATTTCAGAATGGTGACTATAAAAAATCAGCGGAGACTTTTGGGAAAGTAGTTGCATTGAACGGTAAAAATGCAAATGCTTTATACTTCAAAGCGAAAGCAACAAATAATCTTGCTACTCAATCCACCAATAAAACATCTGTTGCCAACAAAGAGCAGTTGTTAAAAGTTGCTATTGAGGATTATTCAAAAGCAATTGCCATTACGCCGACTGATTCGAAATTTTATCAAAATAGAGCAATCGCCAATCGCGACTTAGGTATCTTGATCGGAACAGCGGGTACGCCGAATTACAATAAGGCAATGGCAACTGACGCTTATAACAATGCAATCAAGGATTATGAAAAAGTGTTGAGCTTTGATGCATCGAAGAAAGATATTCAAACTGAAATCAAAAAAGCAAAAGTATATAGAGATAACTTGAAATAG
- a CDS encoding amidophosphoribosyltransferase — protein sequence MSDAIKHECGIALIRLLKPLSYYQEKYGTPFYGINKLYLLMEKQHNRGQDGAGIATIKFDVKPGNRYISRYRAMGSTAVADIFEYVQKKFASVQKAFPEESKDTQWLKDNVSFTGEVLLGHLRYGTHGKNSIESCHPFLRQNNWMSRNLVVAGNFNMTNVDELLQQLYELGQHPKEKADTVTVLEKIGHFLDDENQDLFDQFKKEGHSNIEISSLIAKNIDVAKILKRSAKTWDGGYTIAGIFGHGDAFVMRDPAGIRPAFYYQDEEILVVASERPVIQTAFNIPIGAVKEIKPGHALIAKKDGTVSQEMFRQPVEQRSCSFERIYFSRGSDADIYQERKELGRLLVPQVLESVKNNIKNTVFSFIPNTAEVSYYGLMDGINAYVRDFQKETLLNRSEKISDEELDEILSIKPRFEKLNVKDAKLRTFITQDADRTDMVQHVYDTTYGIVKDHEDTIVAIDDSIVRGTTLKQSILTILDRLNPKKIVIVSSAPQIRYPDCYGIDMSRMGEFVAFEAAINLLKQRGMAHIIDEVYQKCVLSMTQDVNEIENYVKAIYAPFTDEEISEEIARIVRPHHLKAELEVVYQTLDNLHKACPDHKGDWYFSGDYPTPGGNKVVNKAYMNWIEGKNVRAYFSN from the coding sequence ATGAGCGACGCTATTAAACACGAGTGCGGAATCGCACTAATTCGCCTGTTAAAACCCTTATCTTATTATCAGGAAAAATATGGTACGCCATTTTATGGCATCAACAAATTGTACCTATTAATGGAAAAACAGCACAACCGTGGACAAGACGGTGCTGGAATTGCAACCATTAAATTTGATGTTAAACCTGGAAATCGTTACATTTCGCGTTACAGAGCAATGGGCTCAACTGCTGTGGCAGACATATTCGAATATGTACAGAAAAAATTTGCTTCTGTTCAGAAGGCATTTCCAGAGGAGTCAAAAGATACGCAATGGTTAAAAGATAATGTAAGTTTTACGGGAGAAGTACTTTTAGGACATTTGCGCTATGGTACGCATGGAAAGAACAGTATCGAAAGCTGTCACCCATTTTTAAGACAAAACAATTGGATGTCTCGTAATTTGGTGGTAGCGGGTAACTTCAACATGACCAATGTGGACGAATTGTTGCAACAATTATATGAGTTGGGACAACATCCAAAAGAAAAAGCGGATACCGTTACCGTTTTGGAAAAAATTGGCCATTTCTTGGATGATGAGAACCAGGATCTTTTCGATCAGTTCAAAAAAGAAGGTCATTCTAATATTGAGATCAGCTCGCTGATTGCAAAAAATATTGATGTTGCCAAAATATTGAAGCGTTCGGCCAAAACTTGGGATGGTGGTTACACTATTGCGGGTATCTTTGGTCATGGTGATGCTTTTGTGATGCGCGACCCGGCAGGTATTCGTCCGGCGTTTTATTATCAGGATGAGGAGATCTTGGTGGTCGCATCAGAAAGACCTGTCATCCAAACGGCATTCAATATTCCTATTGGTGCTGTGAAGGAAATTAAACCAGGCCATGCCCTGATTGCCAAAAAAGATGGTACTGTATCCCAAGAGATGTTTAGACAGCCCGTAGAACAACGTTCTTGTTCTTTCGAACGAATTTACTTCTCACGTGGGTCGGATGCTGATATCTATCAAGAACGTAAAGAATTAGGACGATTACTGGTACCTCAGGTATTGGAGTCTGTCAAAAATAACATCAAAAACACCGTATTCTCCTTTATTCCAAATACAGCTGAAGTATCTTACTATGGCCTAATGGATGGTATCAATGCGTACGTTCGGGATTTTCAAAAAGAGACGCTATTAAATCGTTCAGAAAAGATTTCTGATGAGGAGTTAGATGAAATCTTGAGTATCAAACCTCGTTTTGAAAAACTCAATGTAAAGGATGCTAAACTGCGTACCTTCATTACACAAGATGCGGACCGTACCGATATGGTACAACACGTATACGATACAACTTACGGTATTGTAAAAGATCATGAAGATACCATCGTTGCCATTGATGATTCGATCGTTAGGGGAACAACGTTGAAACAAAGTATCTTGACGATCCTGGATCGTTTGAATCCGAAAAAAATTGTGATTGTTTCTTCTGCTCCGCAGATTCGTTACCCAGATTGTTACGGTATTGATATGTCACGTATGGGTGAGTTTGTCGCATTCGAAGCCGCAATTAATCTCCTCAAACAACGTGGTATGGCACATATTATTGATGAAGTTTATCAAAAATGTGTGTTGTCAATGACCCAAGATGTTAATGAGATCGAGAATTATGTTAAAGCGATCTACGCACCGTTTACGGATGAAGAGATCTCAGAAGAAATTGCTCGTATTGTAAGACCTCACCACCTAAAAGCAGAGCTTGAAGTAGTTTACCAAACATTGGATAATTTACACAAAGCTTGTCCGGATCATAAAGGTGATTGGTACTTCTCGGGTGATTATCCTACACCTGGAGGAAACAAGGTCGTCAACAAAGCGTATATGAACTGGATTGAGGGAAAAAATGTGAGAGCATATTTTAGTAATTAA
- a CDS encoding TonB-dependent receptor: MKLKIIGCIFMLATYFSIFPALAATISGKVTDAKTNLPIAGATIALQQLRSSTASDQQGHYSFKSLPSSGRYLVEVRFLGYQSVVKAVDLTSENLSLDFALTESIIETNEVVVTGTLVTSQSRRNSTSVAVISKDELQGNATNLIDALARQVPGLSQITTGQGISKPVIRGLGYNRVVTVSDGVKQMGQQWGDEHGIEIDQNQPDRVEVLRGAASLMYGSDAIGGVINVLEPNVPTAGQIKGEVLSSYSTNNGLTNSSVMLTGNENGFVWRGRGSYQNAYSYNTPAGRYGNSGFNNSNFSGMLGLNKQWGYSHLNFSYLKNNIGFYDAEPGDPLYINSKSRTLDFPKQDIRHYKLALNNNFVIGSGSLKLDLGYQKNQRRELEEATPSLFFDLNTYSLDAKYSLSEKNGWQHVFGISASQEHSLNKGVEFLIPAYDQLELGAFGYAKKTWGENTFNVGLRYDYVNNKGKQLFIEDEEQFAGFKNSFSNVSGALGYTHIFSEDLNFKANAGSAFRAPNPAELGSNGVHEGTYRYEVGNENLKPERSYQADATLEFGHSIVTGSIGIYENYIHNFIYASTTKGDTKTVVGEDGDSHTYDVYRYGQVNANLYGVEGSLNFHLLNWIHLDNTFSYTHAQNNTFNRPLALIPAGVVHNTLRLEPKISGLNAFYVSVGLDNYLKQNRIDETFETPANSYSLLNAGIGTTLHLGSQQLKVFAAASNLTNKRYYDALSRLRPGRLSQEDTSFGVYNMGRNITFGVYMPLRIK; this comes from the coding sequence ATGAAACTTAAAATTATAGGCTGCATTTTTATGCTTGCCACTTATTTCTCCATATTTCCCGCTCTCGCCGCAACAATCAGCGGTAAAGTAACGGATGCAAAAACGAATCTTCCTATTGCTGGCGCTACAATAGCGCTGCAGCAGCTTCGTTCGAGCACCGCATCAGACCAGCAAGGTCACTACAGCTTCAAATCACTTCCTTCAAGTGGACGCTATTTGGTTGAAGTCCGTTTCTTGGGCTATCAGTCCGTTGTCAAGGCCGTTGATCTTACTTCGGAAAATCTTTCCCTTGATTTCGCTCTAACAGAAAGTATTATTGAAACCAATGAAGTCGTCGTTACGGGCACATTGGTTACCTCACAGAGCCGTCGCAATAGTACTTCAGTAGCTGTCATTTCCAAAGATGAACTGCAGGGAAATGCAACGAACCTGATTGATGCATTAGCCCGACAAGTTCCCGGGCTAAGCCAGATCACAACAGGACAAGGTATTTCAAAACCTGTTATACGGGGACTCGGTTATAATCGAGTCGTCACCGTGAGTGATGGTGTTAAACAGATGGGACAGCAATGGGGTGATGAACATGGTATCGAGATCGATCAAAATCAACCGGATCGCGTGGAGGTCTTACGTGGTGCAGCCTCTTTAATGTACGGCTCTGATGCTATCGGCGGTGTAATCAATGTGCTTGAACCAAATGTTCCTACTGCAGGGCAAATTAAAGGTGAAGTACTGAGCAGCTACTCCACCAACAACGGATTAACCAATAGTTCGGTTATGCTTACCGGTAATGAAAATGGCTTTGTATGGCGGGGCCGTGGTTCTTATCAAAATGCCTATTCGTATAATACGCCAGCAGGCCGATATGGAAATAGTGGTTTTAACAACAGTAATTTCAGTGGTATGCTCGGGCTAAACAAACAATGGGGCTACTCTCACCTGAATTTCTCATACCTGAAAAATAATATCGGCTTTTACGATGCCGAACCTGGTGATCCGCTTTACATCAACTCAAAAAGCCGTACCTTGGACTTCCCCAAGCAGGACATCCGTCATTACAAACTGGCTCTTAACAATAACTTTGTCATCGGTTCCGGTAGTTTAAAACTTGATCTGGGCTATCAAAAAAATCAACGTCGGGAACTCGAAGAAGCAACGCCTTCCTTATTCTTTGACCTGAATACGTATTCACTTGACGCAAAATATTCGTTAAGTGAAAAAAATGGCTGGCAACATGTATTTGGCATCAGTGCTAGCCAGGAGCATAGTTTAAATAAAGGTGTTGAATTCTTAATTCCAGCCTATGATCAGTTGGAATTGGGCGCTTTTGGCTATGCAAAGAAAACCTGGGGCGAAAATACCTTTAACGTCGGATTACGCTATGACTACGTCAACAACAAAGGCAAACAGCTCTTTATTGAAGACGAAGAGCAGTTCGCCGGTTTTAAAAATAGTTTCAGCAATGTGAGCGGAGCGCTTGGTTATACCCATATTTTCAGCGAAGACCTCAATTTCAAAGCAAATGCGGGTTCGGCTTTCAGAGCCCCTAATCCCGCTGAACTCGGCTCCAACGGGGTACACGAAGGGACTTACCGCTATGAAGTGGGAAATGAAAACCTGAAACCTGAACGAAGCTACCAAGCGGATGCAACGCTGGAGTTTGGACATAGCATCGTCACAGGAAGTATCGGAATCTATGAAAATTATATCCACAACTTTATCTATGCCTCAACAACAAAAGGCGATACCAAAACTGTGGTGGGTGAAGATGGCGATTCGCATACCTACGACGTATACCGCTATGGCCAGGTCAACGCCAATCTTTACGGTGTCGAAGGAAGCCTAAATTTTCACTTGTTGAACTGGATACACCTGGATAATACATTTAGCTATACCCATGCACAGAACAATACATTTAACAGACCGCTTGCATTGATTCCAGCTGGTGTTGTACACAATACCTTGCGGCTTGAGCCTAAGATTAGCGGCTTGAATGCTTTCTACGTTTCTGTGGGTCTGGACAATTATCTCAAACAGAACCGCATTGATGAAACCTTCGAAACCCCAGCAAACTCGTATTCCTTATTGAACGCAGGGATCGGTACAACATTACATCTCGGATCGCAACAGCTCAAAGTATTTGCAGCAGCGTCAAACTTGACCAACAAACGTTATTACGATGCACTGAGCCGATTGCGCCCAGGACGTCTTTCACAAGAAGACACGAGCTTTGGTGTCTATAATATGGGTAGAAATATCACTTTCGGTGTGTATATGCCATTGCGCATAAAGTAA
- the lon gene encoding endopeptidase La translates to MSKFETFDFSQAIPIVAEDTEFFPLLTQEDEDNMANAEIPEALSILPLRNTVLFPGVVIPITVGRDKSIKLVKEAYKGSKTIGVVSQKDMTVEDPGFEELNKVGTVAHIIKVLQMPDGNTTVIIQGKQRFNLLEIVETEPYLKARVEKFNEAKPKMSKHFKATISTLKEMALQIIQLSPNLPSEAGIAIKNIESPSFLINFISSNINVEMIRKQELLQIPKVENRAKLLLELLTTEIQMLELKHQIQNKVRVDLDKQQRDYFLNQQLKTIQEELGGNTPDLELEELKKRGKKKKWNVDVEKHFTKELEKLSRINPAAADYSVQLNYLELLLDLPWNETTKDNFDLNKAQKVLDKDHYGLEKVKKRIIEYLAVLKLKNDMKAPILCLVGPPGVGKTSLGRSIAKALGRKYTRMALGGVRDEAEIRGHRKTYIGAMPGRIIQSLKKAGAANPVFILDEIDKMSADFKGDPSSALLEVLDPEQNTHFYDHYVEMEFDLSKVMFIATANSLSSIQPALLDRMEIIEVNGYTIEEKIEIAKKHLLPKQREMHGMASKDVSLKAKIIEQIIEDYTRESGVRGLEKKIGSVVRGIATRIVMEKDYSPSINEQDLLDILGAPIFDKDIYENNNVAGVVTGLAWTSVGGDILFIESSLSPGKGRLSLTGNLGDVMKESASIALAYLKAHASDFGINYRVFDHWDIHIHVPAGAIPKDGPSAGITMLTALTSLFTQRKVKEKLAMTGEITLRGKVLPVGGIKEKILAAKRANIKDIILCKSNEKDILEIKEDYIKDMDFHYVTEMSQVIKLALLEEKVSGAIDLTQNIEDTKKES, encoded by the coding sequence ATGAGCAAATTCGAAACTTTTGATTTCAGTCAAGCAATTCCAATCGTTGCAGAGGATACCGAATTCTTCCCTTTACTTACACAAGAGGATGAAGATAATATGGCGAATGCTGAAATTCCAGAAGCATTGTCTATTTTGCCTTTACGTAATACCGTATTATTTCCCGGTGTTGTCATTCCGATTACCGTAGGTCGAGATAAATCCATCAAATTAGTCAAAGAAGCCTATAAAGGCAGCAAAACTATTGGTGTTGTTTCTCAGAAGGATATGACTGTAGAGGACCCAGGATTTGAAGAACTAAATAAAGTGGGCACTGTAGCTCATATCATTAAGGTACTCCAAATGCCTGATGGTAATACCACCGTCATTATCCAAGGAAAACAGCGGTTCAACTTGTTGGAAATTGTCGAAACCGAACCTTATCTAAAGGCGCGTGTGGAGAAATTCAACGAAGCGAAACCGAAGATGAGCAAGCACTTTAAGGCGACAATTTCTACCTTAAAAGAAATGGCGCTGCAGATTATTCAACTGTCGCCAAACTTGCCGAGTGAAGCTGGTATAGCCATCAAAAATATTGAAAGCCCCTCGTTTCTGATCAACTTCATTTCGTCAAATATCAATGTCGAAATGATCAGAAAACAAGAACTGCTTCAGATACCCAAAGTGGAGAACCGGGCCAAACTTTTACTGGAGCTGTTGACCACTGAAATCCAGATGCTGGAATTAAAGCACCAGATTCAGAATAAAGTACGTGTCGACCTTGACAAGCAACAACGTGACTATTTCCTGAACCAACAGCTTAAAACTATTCAGGAAGAACTTGGTGGCAATACCCCTGATCTTGAACTGGAAGAGCTTAAAAAACGGGGTAAGAAAAAGAAATGGAATGTTGATGTAGAAAAACATTTCACAAAGGAACTCGAAAAGCTATCGCGGATCAATCCTGCTGCTGCAGATTATTCGGTACAGCTCAATTACCTGGAGCTTTTGCTAGATCTACCTTGGAATGAAACAACAAAAGACAATTTTGATCTAAACAAAGCACAAAAAGTGCTCGATAAAGATCACTACGGACTAGAGAAAGTAAAAAAACGTATCATTGAATACCTTGCGGTATTGAAATTAAAAAATGATATGAAAGCACCTATTCTTTGTTTGGTAGGCCCTCCGGGAGTGGGTAAAACCTCCTTGGGAAGATCCATTGCCAAAGCTTTAGGACGCAAATATACCCGTATGGCTTTGGGTGGTGTACGCGATGAAGCAGAAATCAGAGGACACCGCAAAACCTATATCGGCGCAATGCCGGGCCGTATCATTCAGTCCTTGAAAAAAGCGGGGGCAGCAAATCCGGTTTTTATTCTGGACGAAATCGATAAAATGAGTGCAGATTTTAAAGGAGATCCTTCTTCAGCCTTATTGGAGGTGTTAGATCCGGAACAAAATACGCACTTCTATGATCATTACGTGGAAATGGAGTTCGACCTTTCCAAAGTGATGTTTATTGCGACAGCCAATTCTTTGAGTTCTATTCAACCTGCGCTCTTGGATCGGATGGAAATTATCGAAGTGAATGGCTATACCATCGAGGAAAAAATCGAAATCGCGAAAAAACACCTTTTGCCAAAACAACGCGAAATGCATGGCATGGCATCCAAAGATGTCTCGTTAAAAGCGAAGATTATCGAACAGATTATAGAGGATTACACACGTGAATCTGGCGTCCGCGGATTAGAAAAAAAGATCGGTTCCGTCGTACGTGGTATTGCAACACGTATCGTCATGGAAAAGGACTACAGTCCGAGTATCAACGAACAAGATCTACTCGATATCCTAGGTGCTCCAATATTTGATAAGGACATCTACGAAAATAACAATGTTGCCGGTGTCGTAACGGGCTTGGCCTGGACTTCCGTAGGTGGTGATATCTTATTTATAGAATCTTCACTGAGCCCAGGAAAAGGACGTTTGAGCCTGACCGGTAATTTGGGTGATGTCATGAAAGAATCTGCGTCGATTGCACTAGCCTACCTGAAAGCCCACGCTTCGGATTTCGGCATTAACTATCGTGTTTTCGACCATTGGGATATCCATATTCACGTTCCTGCAGGCGCCATTCCAAAAGACGGTCCTTCCGCTGGTATAACGATGCTCACCGCACTGACATCGCTGTTTACCCAACGTAAAGTGAAGGAGAAACTAGCCATGACAGGTGAAATTACGTTGCGTGGAAAGGTATTGCCTGTTGGCGGTATTAAGGAGAAAATTCTTGCTGCAAAACGCGCGAACATTAAAGATATTATCCTTTGTAAGTCGAACGAGAAAGATATCCTGGAGATCAAGGAAGATTACATCAAAGACATGGACTTCCATTATGTGACTGAAATGTCTCAGGTCATCAAACTCGCATTACTGGAAGAAAAAGTAAGTGGCGCCATTGACCTCACGCAAAATATCGAAGACACAAAAAAAGAGAGTTAA
- the dctA gene encoding C4-dicarboxylate transporter DctA: MKNIFKSLYFQVVLGILVGILCGIYYPDFAVKLKPLGDAFIKLIKMVIAPLIFSSIVIGIAGMQDTKKVGKIGLTSIIYFEIMTTIALIIGLVFVNLIQPGTGMNADPASLDVSSVSHYISESKEPHSFMDFIIGIIPGNVIAAVASDNMLQVLVFAVLFGIGMTKIGQKASEPVLHVLQSFLKVLFSIIKMIMYLAPIGAMGAMGFTIGKFGIQALSKLGMLMLSFYLTCFIFVIIVIGAVLHFYLKVNVFKFLKYIKEEILIVLGTSSSESALPGIMQKMEDAGCAKPVVGLVIPTGYSFNLDGTSIYLTMAAVFISQALNMHLSLEQEITLLLVLLLTSKGAAGVTGSGFVTLAATLPVVGHVPVESVALIFGVDRFMSEARAITNLIGNSAATLVISKYENSLDEDLLHEKLGSKR; this comes from the coding sequence ATGAAAAATATTTTTAAAAGCCTCTATTTTCAGGTTGTGTTGGGTATACTTGTGGGGATCCTCTGCGGAATCTATTATCCGGATTTTGCGGTTAAGTTAAAACCCTTGGGTGACGCTTTTATTAAACTGATCAAGATGGTTATTGCACCTTTGATTTTCAGTTCCATCGTGATCGGTATAGCTGGGATGCAGGATACGAAAAAAGTGGGAAAAATTGGTTTAACTTCTATTATCTATTTCGAGATTATGACCACGATCGCCTTGATTATCGGTCTGGTCTTTGTAAATTTAATACAGCCAGGTACCGGGATGAATGCCGATCCGGCCAGTCTTGATGTATCTTCGGTATCCCATTACATCTCAGAATCCAAGGAACCACATAGTTTTATGGACTTTATCATAGGGATTATTCCGGGCAATGTGATTGCCGCAGTAGCTTCGGACAATATGTTGCAGGTACTCGTTTTCGCGGTGTTGTTTGGGATAGGGATGACAAAAATCGGGCAGAAAGCTTCTGAGCCTGTCCTCCATGTATTACAGTCGTTTCTCAAGGTTCTTTTCTCTATTATCAAAATGATCATGTACCTGGCGCCCATCGGAGCAATGGGGGCAATGGGTTTTACGATCGGTAAGTTCGGGATCCAGGCCCTATCCAAATTGGGTATGCTGATGTTGAGTTTCTACCTAACCTGTTTTATTTTCGTGATCATCGTGATCGGAGCTGTATTGCATTTTTATCTCAAGGTCAATGTTTTTAAGTTTTTAAAATACATCAAGGAAGAAATTCTGATTGTATTGGGGACTTCCTCTTCAGAGTCTGCATTGCCGGGTATCATGCAGAAGATGGAAGATGCGGGCTGTGCCAAACCTGTTGTGGGTCTAGTTATTCCAACGGGGTATTCTTTCAATCTGGATGGAACAAGTATCTATCTGACCATGGCAGCGGTTTTTATATCGCAGGCCCTCAACATGCATCTCAGTTTGGAACAGGAAATTACCTTATTACTGGTGTTGCTATTGACGTCCAAAGGTGCCGCGGGTGTCACAGGAAGCGGTTTTGTTACCCTTGCCGCTACCTTGCCTGTGGTTGGTCATGTACCGGTGGAATCTGTCGCATTGATCTTTGGTGTGGATCGTTTTATGAGTGAAGCAAGGGCGATAACCAATTTGATCGGAAATTCAGCGGCAACGCTGGTCATTTCAAAATATGAAAATAGTTTGGACGAGGATCTTTTGCATGAAAAGCTGGGATCTAAACGATGA